The region CGAGCAAGTTCTTCCGGAATTAATCCCCTTAAGGATACGTCATTGATAATTACGATAAGTTTAATGTGTTTTGCTACGTCTTGAGCCTTTGTTCCCATAGGAATAAAATCAGTGATGACTCCAACTTCGCTCTCAAAATCTAAACCGTGTTTTTCATCCACTAATGGAATGTCTTCTCTTGGAGCTAAGAAAGTGTCACTGCCTCCTTGGTAAACCAAAGGAACAGTATGAAGATCTTCGGGCATTGGTGCGTTTCTAGCTTTTCTAACTAGTTTAATGTGATGAACAAATGCCGACCCATCGACCCAGTGAAATGATCTTGGAAGAGGTGAGTGGAATTGAGTTTCATCCACTTTAAAAGAATTTGCGGCTTTTCCAGAGTTTAGGTCTTTGTAGATTTGTTCTAACTTTGGAGAAGTTTGATCCCAATTTTCTAGAGCCTCACGGATTGAGGGAACGATTTGATCGACCTTAACCGCAGTTTTGTTATCTTTACTTACAACAACAGGTACGCCATCTAATTTTGTCGGGCCATCTTTTTTAGTATCTTTTAAACTTCCTAGTTTCATCTTCACCTTTTTTCAGCCAAAGGCTGACATGATCATACCTAACATGCTATGAAGCCTTATGCAATCAACGCTCGATGTATCAAATGTATTTCAAAAGCTATCTTCTATTGAAGAAAGCTGTCAAAAGGCTCTTATGGGTTGGATCAAAGTTGTTCCAACGACGCCTGCGCGCGATATCGAAGTGTTAAATGTTAGACAGCATCCGCCAAAGAAAGGTCTTTCATTTGAGGAAGGGCAGGCAAGGCTTCTTCATGATCTAGCAAACATTGAACTTCAAGCTATGGAATTGGGATTGAGAACTCTTATTGAATTTCCTGATGCTCCAAAACAATTCAGAGAACAATTGACGGAAATCACTTTGCAAGAAGGTTCACATTTAAAAATGTGCCTAGAAGGAATCGAAAGATTGGGATTCAAATGGGGACACTGGCCTATTCACGTTGCTCTTTGGAATGCGACTTCTGATGAAGATTCCATATTAGATCGTATTCTCATAGTGCATAGATATTTAGAAGGCAGTGGATTGGATGCTGGGGAAACAATCATGAATCGCCTGGCCAATACGCATGCGCCATTGGTTACGCCCACGTTGAGAAAAATTTTTGATGATGAAATTGCGCATGTGCTTTTTGGATCTCATTGGTACAAAGAAATTTGCAAAAAATTGGAAATTGATCCGGAATATGATTTTCCAAATAGACTGCAAGCCATTGCTCATAAAGTTCCTAATCGTTTAGAAAAAATCGCTATAGAACTGCGTAAAAAAGCTGGCTTTGAGGACTTTGAAGTGAAGGCGCTTATGGATTTTCAAATTCAGCAGAAAACCTTTATGGGAAAAATTTAAATGCTGAAAGAGAATAAAAATTTATCCGCATCAATCGTATTGAAGTGGTGAATACCTAATGAAATTTGATTGAACCATTTTTTATTTCTGACGTAAGTTACCGTACCTCCAAAACCATAGTAGGCTTTTTCTAATTCGAAAGCTGTTTCCTTCATTTTTCCAGCGCCGGCGGTAAATGCCCAATTGGAATTTAGAATGTAATTTAAATCGACGATGTATTCGCTATTTGTATTTTGCTTCTCAAATATTTCATTGAGATCCTTGTTTTTAGAAGAAAGAGCAACGCTACTGAAGTTTACGCCCAGACCCAAGGGTAAGCTCTCAAAAAAGTAATTCAATACCAAAGTAGACCAAGTGTAAGTGATTTCTGCATCATTGAAAGTTCCGCTGGGTAAAGTGATCGGCGTAAGAAAATGACTCTTCATTCTTAAGATACTGAAGGCATAGGCAACTTCGAAGTTTTTAAACGAAAAAAGATTCCATTTCAGGTTCATATTGCTCAAGTGCTCAGAGGTTCCTGGCTCTCCAGCGTTATCATTTTCAAATAGATAAAATAAAGGCACAAATCCAATTTGCATTCCATTCCAGAGACCCATGGATAAAGAGTTCATTAAAAATCCATCAAATCTAGCTCCTGGGAATGGCTCGTAGGCCATTCTATTTCCCGGGAGAGTGGGCGCTGGAGTTGCTAGATGAGAATAAAAAACTCGCTCATAGCAAGGTGTGGAATCATAGAGCTTTACAGTATGAGTTCTAAAGTAACGAGTCAGATTATTGCCTGTTTGATCTGAAGATCTTAAGAAATATTGCTCCAAGTCTTGGGAATACGTAGGGATGACTAATGTCATAAGAATAAAAAATAAAAAAATGTTTACGGCTCTCATTGGAATCATGTTAAAACAAATGCTACATAGTGAGAAGGAATTAATATGAAACCTATCCTTTATTCGTATTTTAGAAGTTCTGCGTCTTATAGAGTGAGAATTGCTCTCCATTTGAAAGAAATTGATTTTGATTACCAGGCTGTACATTTAATTAAAGATGGTGGTCAACAAAATGCCTTGAACTTCAAAGCGGTCAATCCGATGGGACAAGTTCCATGTTTAGTGGATGGAATGAATGTCATTGCGCAAAGTATGGCGATCATTGAATACATCGATCACAAATGGCCCAAGAATCAACTTTTCCCAAAAGATATCGAAACCAGATCTCAAGTGGTAGAATTCTGCGAAATTATCAACTCAGGGATTCAGCCATTGGTGAATTTAAAAGTACGTCAGACTTTAGAAAAAGATTTTAAAGCGACTGAAGAGCAAGTTAAAAAATGGATGACGATGTTTATGGGGCAAGGCTTTGAAGCAATGGAAAAAAAACTCGCAAAGCATGGTGGGCAATATTGTTTTGGAAATCAAATTTCAGCAGCGGATTTATTCTTGGTTCCTGCAGTATATGGTGCGATCAACGGCGCGGGTTTGAATATGGATCAGTACCCTCTATGTAAAAAAATTAACGAAAATCTTCTTAAGCTTGAAGCATTCAAAAAATCTCATCCTCAGAATCAACCAGATTCTCCTCTGGAGAATTGAATCAACCAGCCTCCAATGGAGAATTAATGGCTAAGAACTTTGCAAGTGATAATAATTCTGGTGCGCTTCCTGAAATGGTGAAAGCCATTCAAAAAGCTAATATAGATCACGTTCACGCCTATGGTGGGGATGAATATACGGAAAGTGCCGTCAAGAAATTCAAAGAACATTTTGGAAATGATATTGATGTGCATTTTGTTTTTAACGGGACGGCTGCAAATGTTTTATCTATTAAAGCATTTTTAAAACCTTACGAAGCCGTTCTTTGTGCTGAAACTTCTCACTTACATATGGATGAGTGTGGGGCGCCGGAAGCGTTGACGGGTTGTAAGCTAAGACTTCAGCCTTCTCCGGATGGAAAAATTAAAATCGTAGATTTAGAGAAGCAATACATTAGGATGGGTGATCAGCATTACTCACAACCTAAAATGGTTTCTATTACTCAACCGACAGAATATGGAACTGTGTATACCGTTGAGGAAATGAAGGCGATCGGGAAATGGGCGAAAGATCACAATATGTTTTTCCATGTGGATGGTGCTAGATTTCCCAATGCTGCTCTATCACTAGGTAAAACTTTAAAAGAAATAAGTAAAGATGTTGGCGTGGATGTACTGTCTTTTGGTGGAACCAAGAACGGATTATTGTTTGGTGAGGCGGTAATTTTTTTCAATACGCAATTTTCTAAAGATTTTAAATTTCACCGTAAGCAAATGATGCAATTGGGAAGCAAGATGAGATTCGTTGCGGCTCAATTTGAGGATTATTTATCCAATGATCTTTGGAAGAAGACAGGCGAGCATTCTTTAGGCATGGCTAAGCTTTTGCGATCAAAACTTTCAGAAATTCCTAAAGTGGAAATCACACAAGAAGTTCAAAGCAATGCGGTCTTTGCGAAGTTCCCAAAAGAATGGATCAAGCCTTTAAAAGATTTAAACTTTTTTTACGTCTGGGATGAAAATACTTTTGAAGTTAGGCTTATGACTACTTTTGATACAACCGAAGAACAAATCAATAATTTTACAAATCTTGCGCGTGAACTTTCTAAGAGAAGCACTGGAGTCTGATAAGTAAAGTGCCTGCGCGAGTTGCTATCCTTGCTGATTTCTTTCCGAGGGTTTCGACTAGTCTTTAGTCGTAATCACAATAAGTAAGCTGGAGGCTGGACATAGTTCTAGATAGTGTCTTTTGTGCCTTTCTAATTATTAAAATCACCTTATACATAATATCCTAATAGAGTGCATTGAGATGGGCTTTTGTTTTTATGCAAACTATGGGTTTGTATTATGAAAGTGTTATTATTATGAAGCTTTTAATAATTAATATTTTGCTTTCTTTTTTTGTGGTAAATTCGTTTGCGCAAACTCATGCCAATGAAATAGGCATGCTGAGAGGAACAGTTCTGGCTCAGCGTCTTGCGCAAGCGAAAACATACGCCGACTTGAATCGTATTTTTGTTTTATCTAAAAATGATCGAAAATTGTTTTATGAAGATTTAAAAAAATATAAACTGCTAGATAAGCCTTTGCCAAAGTTCAGTTATGAAAAAAGCACTTTGACATTTCAAGGGCCTAGCAAAAAAATCGCTTTGTCTTTTAAAGACGTCGCTAGCAACAAAATATATTTTAATGGGTATGCAATTGGCATGAAGGAGCCACTCTCCTACATTCAATCTTTGATTTTGGTGCGAGATATTTATGCGAGGAAAAATAAAAGTGCATTATATAATTCACGGTACAATTCATTATACAATTTGATTTTTCCTAACGCAGAAGCGGCTGAAGCTAAAGATGGCAGTACCTTGGAATATTTGTGGGCCGCCCTAGTTTCGTCCGAATCTGTAAAGATATCCGGTGCGGCCAAGATATCTTTCCTTTTTTTGGAAGAGAGGTTGATCGATGCTTATGAAAAAACAATAAGTAATAAGGCTGATGGAGGACTTCTCCTGGGTGACGGAAACTTTGATCATGCAGAAAAATTTGGTGATGCCTCTCATGCGGTTGCGCTCAATAAGTTTACGTGCTCTGGGAATCGGCTTTCTAAATTAACATACGGACCTGTCATCGAAAATGGATTTCGTGTGGAAGGAGAAGTAGATCCATGGGCATTTATAAAATTCAATCCCAAGTCTGGTTATACCGGAGAATACACTTATACAACAAAATCTTCAGAGGCCGTGAAGTGCAGCTTTGAAGCTGGCTTGGATGGCACGATCAAAACAAAATCTATGGAAAGTGTTTGCGCTAAAAAAGGTGAGAATATATTTAAAATAGTATCATCTCATAAGAATTTACTTGATCATGCTTTTGATCATGCTTATGAAGTGATAACTACAAGTAGTGGAAGACTCTATGGGGATTTTCCTAAAGTAGCTGATGCCTGCTGCCAAAAAAAAGGTTGTGAAGCGAAAGTGAATGCGGCAGTCGATAGAGCTCTCAATCAGTATACAAAAAGAGTATATAGCCCAAAGCCAAAATCCAAAGCCACACGTTAGAAATAAAGGTCTTCTTAATGAAAATTCTTCGCATTATATTTATTTGTTTCGCTGTATTCATTGGAATCTTGTTTTTAGGAAACTACATCGTTGGAAATTCTTTTGAAGAGAAGTTGGAATTGAGTATCACAAACAAAAATAATATTCCCATTTCTGTTTATATTCGCACAACTGATTTAGATCTAGATCTTACGGATGAGAGAAAAATTGATGAGCTGGAAAATATTCAGCCTGGAGATACTCGGAACGCATCGATCAATATGGATGGTACGGCGCCAGAAGTTTGTAAGGCTGTTATTATCAAAGCTGAGAGCAAAACAAAATAATACCCTTGTGGAGAAAGAACAGAAACGGGAGAAGGATCCGGTCTCACAAAGGTTGATCTACAAGTCGAATTCTAATCACACAAAGCTTAATAGTATTTCACAACTATTTTTCATTCGATGAAATAAATATGCGTAATAAAAGACTATCAAGTCAGCGTCTATTTGAGAATATTTTGATCATAAAATCAGTGCTTTAGAAATTCACTTCGTTGCTGATACATACAGAAATGATGTTCTATCATCTAGAGAACCTTCTAAAGTAACATCTATATCACTTAAATTTTTCCACTTACTAATGGAGCCTGCAAAGGGAAGAAAGAAAATATCTACATGATATTTTTCCGAATATCTTTGTATGTCTACCTGATATCTAAAAGAATGACCATCTTTGTCGTATTTGTGACTAAATCTACCGCAGGTAAGAGCTTTCTCCAGACAATTTTTATTTTCGAGTTTAATTGTTATAAAAAGCTCATCAACTGTTGAGCCATGTAATTGATCATCAAGAGTAGATGCTCTTATTTTTAGGTTAGCTATATCCATATCATCGGCTTGAGACTTGATGGCTAGTAATGTTACTATTGAGAGAATTATTAACTTTGTCATAAAAAATCATCCTTATATTTAATATGGTTTAAGTAAAATTCTCAGAATAGTTTATGTCAACAATCAAATGATTTGGACTGAGCTCTTATTTCTGGAGTCTTCCAGCTAGCTTAAAAATCATTGATTTCTTGATTGCACCCCAAATACTCGATCAGTAACGAGTTTATGATGTTGAAAACACAGAAGTTTCAAATTCTGAATCGTGGCCTCTCCATTAAATGCCATCGGCTTTGTGTGATCATATTGGATTAAATGCTTTGAGTTGCATCTTCGCTTAGTTTTCTGGTCGGTGAAAGTACAATATCCTTTATCTCTCATATATACTTCTTGTTTGGTAGTTCCCGGAATATAGCGACTAATGGGCCTACATGTTTTTCGATTCGTGGAGTTCGAAGTTTCTTTGGATAAATTTCCATGTACATTTTTATTTCCTTTGATCTTGTGATTATAGGGCGCTTTTTGAATATTGACGCGACGACAGTACGAAAAACTAAGGGGTACCTTTTTTTTGCACTTGCGGTACCTTTTTTTTGCACTTGCGAAACCCAAGTAGACTGGCGCCTTTGTTTTATAAATCTCGCTCGAGAATTATCTAAAAGTATTGCCATTAGTACTTTCAACCGTTTATCAAAAGGTTTGGATAGGC is a window of Bdellovibrionota bacterium DNA encoding:
- a CDS encoding fumarylacetoacetate hydrolase family protein; protein product: MKLGSLKDTKKDGPTKLDGVPVVVSKDNKTAVKVDQIVPSIREALENWDQTSPKLEQIYKDLNSGKAANSFKVDETQFHSPLPRSFHWVDGSAFVHHIKLVRKARNAPMPEDLHTVPLVYQGGSDTFLAPREDIPLVDEKHGLDFESEVGVITDFIPMGTKAQDVAKHIKLIVIINDVSLRGLIPEELARGFGFYQSKPSSSFAPFALTPDELGSAWQDGKVHLPLHTDYNGKFFGKPNANEMFFSFYQIIEHLALTRNLGAGTIVGSGTVSNENPAAGSSCLAEKRMIETIETGKASTPFMKEGDTVKIEMFNADSENLFGTILQKVRKFNPTHK
- a CDS encoding DUF455 family protein — encoded protein: MQSTLDVSNVFQKLSSIEESCQKALMGWIKVVPTTPARDIEVLNVRQHPPKKGLSFEEGQARLLHDLANIELQAMELGLRTLIEFPDAPKQFREQLTEITLQEGSHLKMCLEGIERLGFKWGHWPIHVALWNATSDEDSILDRILIVHRYLEGSGLDAGETIMNRLANTHAPLVTPTLRKIFDDEIAHVLFGSHWYKEICKKLEIDPEYDFPNRLQAIAHKVPNRLEKIAIELRKKAGFEDFEVKALMDFQIQQKTFMGKI
- the maiA gene encoding maleylacetoacetate isomerase — its product is MKPILYSYFRSSASYRVRIALHLKEIDFDYQAVHLIKDGGQQNALNFKAVNPMGQVPCLVDGMNVIAQSMAIIEYIDHKWPKNQLFPKDIETRSQVVEFCEIINSGIQPLVNLKVRQTLEKDFKATEEQVKKWMTMFMGQGFEAMEKKLAKHGGQYCFGNQISAADLFLVPAVYGAINGAGLNMDQYPLCKKINENLLKLEAFKKSHPQNQPDSPLEN
- a CDS encoding low specificity L-threonine aldolase is translated as MAKNFASDNNSGALPEMVKAIQKANIDHVHAYGGDEYTESAVKKFKEHFGNDIDVHFVFNGTAANVLSIKAFLKPYEAVLCAETSHLHMDECGAPEALTGCKLRLQPSPDGKIKIVDLEKQYIRMGDQHYSQPKMVSITQPTEYGTVYTVEEMKAIGKWAKDHNMFFHVDGARFPNAALSLGKTLKEISKDVGVDVLSFGGTKNGLLFGEAVIFFNTQFSKDFKFHRKQMMQLGSKMRFVAAQFEDYLSNDLWKKTGEHSLGMAKLLRSKLSEIPKVEITQEVQSNAVFAKFPKEWIKPLKDLNFFYVWDENTFEVRLMTTFDTTEEQINNFTNLARELSKRSTGV